In a single window of the Luteolibacter yonseiensis genome:
- a CDS encoding preprotein translocase subunit SecE, with the protein MGEVKGELRKASWPWESDPKIKGIKKYKELVDSTIVVLIAMVLLAGFVQFWDFFHVLIVGFFTNFDFGR; encoded by the coding sequence TTGGGCGAAGTAAAAGGAGAGCTCCGCAAAGCGAGCTGGCCTTGGGAATCGGACCCGAAAATCAAGGGGATCAAGAAATACAAGGAGCTTGTTGACTCGACGATCGTCGTGCTCATCGCGATGGTTCTTCTCGCTGGCTTCGTCCAGTTCTGGGACTTCTTCCACGTTCTGATTGTGGGCTTTTTCACCAACTTCGACTTCGGCCGCTGA
- the rplK gene encoding 50S ribosomal protein L11, whose product MAKEVVKLIKLQIKAGAANPSPPVGPALGQAGVNIMAFCKEFNANTQAQAGDVLPVVISVYKDKSFSFITKKPPAGNLLKKAAGLASGSKEANKIKVGKITKAQLMEVVKIKMPDLNTKDPEAAARILAGTARQMGLEIEGY is encoded by the coding sequence ATGGCCAAGGAAGTCGTCAAACTCATCAAGCTCCAGATCAAGGCTGGTGCCGCCAATCCATCACCTCCAGTGGGCCCAGCCCTCGGTCAGGCTGGTGTCAACATCATGGCGTTCTGTAAGGAATTCAACGCGAACACTCAAGCCCAAGCCGGCGACGTGCTTCCTGTGGTGATTTCGGTTTACAAGGACAAATCGTTCTCCTTCATCACCAAGAAGCCCCCCGCCGGCAACCTTCTCAAGAAGGCGGCAGGTCTCGCTTCCGGCTCGAAAGAGGCGAACAAGATCAAGGTTGGCAAGATCACGAAGGCCCAGCTCATGGAAGTCGTGAAAATCAAGATGCCCGACCTCAATACAAAGGATCCCGAGGCAGCCGCCCGCATTCTCGCGGGTACCGCCCGCCAGATGGGCCTCGAAATCGAAGGCTACTGA
- the nusG gene encoding transcription termination/antitermination protein NusG: MSETKPFRDQWYVVQVLSGQEGKVRDRIARNAEAEGMTEYIREVLVPTEMVSEIRRGKKTETKKKFFPGYIIVNMNLATEDNQLVEKTWFFIKEMEGVIGFAGTKDRPAPMRPREVEAMLSQIKEREESVRPSISFEVGDTVKVADGPFQSQNGIVEEIDPERGKLRVSVTIFGRSTPVELEYWQVERA, encoded by the coding sequence ATGTCAGAAACCAAACCATTCCGCGACCAGTGGTACGTTGTCCAGGTCCTTTCCGGCCAGGAAGGCAAAGTCCGTGACCGGATTGCCCGCAACGCCGAAGCCGAGGGAATGACCGAATACATCCGCGAAGTGCTCGTCCCGACCGAAATGGTCTCCGAGATCCGTCGCGGCAAGAAGACCGAAACGAAGAAGAAATTCTTCCCGGGCTACATCATTGTGAACATGAACCTCGCCACCGAGGACAACCAGCTCGTCGAGAAGACCTGGTTTTTCATCAAGGAGATGGAAGGTGTCATCGGTTTCGCTGGAACCAAGGACCGCCCCGCGCCGATGCGTCCGCGTGAGGTGGAAGCGATGCTTTCGCAGATCAAGGAGCGCGAGGAGAGCGTGCGCCCATCCATCAGTTTCGAAGTCGGCGATACCGTGAAAGTCGCCGACGGACCATTCCAGAGCCAGAACGGCATCGTCGAGGAAATCGACCCGGAACGCGGCAAACTCCGCGTCTCGGTCACCATCTTCGGACGCAGCACGCCGGTCGAACTCGAATATTGGCAGGTCGAAAGAGCATAA